Proteins encoded by one window of Mailhella massiliensis:
- a CDS encoding GNAT family N-acetyltransferase, translating into MEFGFRFAERKDTALILQFIRELADYEKMLHEVVADEGTLEEWIFDRKKAEVIFALEDGREVGFALFFHNFSTFLGRAGIYLEDLYVRPEYRGRGYGKALLKKLAALAVERGCGRLEWWCLDWNRPSIDFYLSLGAESMKDWTVYRIAGETLQNLAR; encoded by the coding sequence GTGGAATTCGGTTTCAGATTTGCGGAAAGAAAGGATACGGCCCTGATTTTGCAGTTCATCAGGGAACTTGCGGACTATGAGAAGATGCTGCACGAAGTCGTCGCGGATGAAGGAACGCTGGAAGAGTGGATTTTCGACAGAAAGAAGGCGGAAGTCATCTTTGCGCTTGAAGACGGCAGGGAAGTCGGCTTTGCCCTGTTCTTCCATAATTTTTCCACCTTCCTCGGCCGGGCGGGCATCTATCTGGAAGATTTGTACGTCCGGCCGGAATACCGCGGCAGAGGATACGGAAAGGCGCTGCTGAAGAAGCTGGCCGCCCTTGCCGTGGAGCGCGGCTGCGGCCGCCTGGAGTGGTGGTGCCTCGACTGGAACAGGCCGAGCATTGATTTTTATCTTTCCCTCGGCGCGGAATCCATGAAGGACTGGACGGTGTACAGAATCGCCGGGGAGACGCTGCAGAATCTTGCCCGGTAA
- the gcvT gene encoding glycine cleavage system aminomethyltransferase GcvT has product MEQKTPLYDVHIAEGGKIVPFAGYLLPVQYADGVIKEHMAVRRAAGLFDVSHMGEIRFTGPSALETLHHLLTNDFTNMPVGKVRYSVMCNEKGGVIDDLVIYKFGEEEYLAVVNAANRHKDYAHMAANLLPGTKAEDISDSVAQLALQGPASPDILARLAPAEKLPQKYYTAVRDIPVGGIPCMVSRTGYTGETGYEIYTAPENAVRLWQMLREAGREYGLIPCGLGARDTLRLEAAMPLYGHEMNEDITPFEAGLSFGVKMEKPDFIGKAALAAAGEPSRVRVGLVMTGRGIAREHQDVFLGDERIGETTSGTHCPAVGKAVAMALVDVAHSAPGTLVDVDVRGRRVSAQIVPLPFYKR; this is encoded by the coding sequence ATGGAACAGAAAACCCCTCTTTACGACGTGCACATCGCGGAAGGCGGCAAGATCGTCCCCTTTGCCGGTTATCTGCTCCCCGTCCAGTATGCGGACGGCGTCATCAAGGAACACATGGCCGTGCGCCGGGCGGCAGGCCTGTTCGACGTGTCCCACATGGGAGAAATCCGTTTTACCGGCCCTTCCGCACTGGAAACGCTCCATCACCTGCTCACCAACGACTTCACGAACATGCCCGTGGGCAAGGTGCGCTACAGCGTCATGTGCAATGAAAAAGGCGGCGTCATCGACGACCTCGTCATCTACAAGTTCGGTGAGGAGGAATATCTTGCCGTGGTGAACGCGGCCAACCGGCACAAGGACTACGCGCACATGGCGGCGAACCTTCTGCCCGGCACGAAGGCCGAGGATATTTCCGATTCCGTGGCGCAGCTCGCCCTGCAGGGCCCTGCCTCGCCCGACATTCTCGCCAGGCTCGCCCCTGCCGAAAAGCTGCCGCAGAAGTACTACACCGCCGTGCGCGATATTCCGGTAGGCGGCATTCCGTGCATGGTGTCCCGCACGGGCTACACCGGCGAAACGGGCTATGAAATCTATACCGCGCCGGAAAACGCCGTCCGTCTCTGGCAGATGCTGCGTGAAGCCGGCAGGGAATACGGGCTCATCCCCTGCGGACTCGGCGCACGCGATACCCTGCGCCTCGAGGCCGCCATGCCCCTGTACGGCCATGAAATGAACGAAGACATCACTCCCTTTGAAGCGGGGCTTTCCTTCGGTGTGAAGATGGAAAAGCCCGACTTCATCGGCAAAGCCGCCCTTGCGGCGGCGGGAGAGCCTTCGCGCGTGCGCGTAGGGCTCGTCATGACGGGCCGCGGCATCGCGCGCGAACATCAGGATGTGTTTCTGGGCGACGAGCGCATCGGCGAAACCACCTCCGGCACCCACTGCCCGGCCGTGGGCAAGGCCGTGGCCATGGCCCTTGTGGACGTTGCGCACAGCGCCCCCGGCACCCTTGTGGATGTGGACGTGCGCGGCCGCCGCGTGAGCGCGCAAATCGTTCCTCTTCCTTTCTACAAACGCTGA
- the gcvH gene encoding glycine cleavage system protein GcvH → MSKIPAELKYTASHEWIKTEGDVYVIGLTDFAQSALGDIVFIELPQEGDAVTMGDSFADVESVKAVSGVFSPVTGTVSAVNEALIDNPALLNESPYDAWLIKVSGAEAVGELLDAAGYEAVCKSEEA, encoded by the coding sequence ATGTCCAAGATTCCCGCCGAACTCAAGTACACCGCTTCCCATGAATGGATCAAAACCGAAGGCGACGTTTACGTCATCGGCCTCACCGACTTTGCGCAGAGCGCCCTCGGCGACATCGTGTTCATCGAACTTCCGCAGGAAGGCGACGCCGTGACCATGGGCGACTCCTTTGCCGACGTGGAATCCGTGAAGGCCGTGTCCGGCGTGTTCAGCCCGGTGACCGGCACCGTGTCCGCCGTGAACGAGGCGCTCATCGACAACCCCGCCCTGCTGAACGAATCCCCCTACGACGCCTGGCTCATCAAGGTTTCCGGCGCGGAAGCCGTGGGCGAACTGCTCGACGCGGCCGGCTACGAGGCCGTGTGCAAGTCCGAGGAGGCCTAG